Below is a window of Sporosarcina ureae DNA.
ACGATTGGAAATCGGTGTTACTCGCTTTACGAGTAATGAAACAGTGGCGGATGTTTGTACTATCTCTTTCCGTGAGGGCATATGCTTAATGGTAAGGAGTTCAGATTCCTGAAAGGAGTTGGGGATTTGCGAGTATATACATTCACATTGCCGAAGTTTGTCAGTAACATTGTGAGAAAGTGCGCAGTAGCTTTCCAAAAGGACAGCCGTACTAAATCAACCGTTGCTGCCAATCCAAAAGCCGCCAAGACAAAAAAACGCAAAAAAGAAAAATCACAAAGCGCCTAAGTGGTGCTTTGTGTTTTTTTTTTTTTTTTGTAAAGGCAAGAAAGCGCCTTTATGGCAATTCCTTCAACATCTGTCGAGGCTACCAAGGCGCTTTCAGCTTTAAATCATATCTAGCTTCAGACGGCAACCGCTCGGGACACTTCAGGCTAGAAGATAAAGGCAAAACCCGCCTTTATTTTCTAGCCCTCCAGTGCCTGTCGCGGCTAAACGCCGTCTTCAGCTTTTAATTATATCCAGCTTCAAGCGCCAGCCTCTCGGAATGTTTCGAA
It encodes the following:
- the spoVM gene encoding stage V sporulation protein SpoVM, yielding MRVYTFTLPKFVSNIVRKCAVAFQKDSRTKSTVAANPKAAKTKKRKKEKSQSA